The sequence ATTCCAGTTGAGCTAACGTAGTAGTACTAGGGGGAGTTCGTGCAGGTCCATGACGACCGGGCAATCTTTCAGGGACGGATAGACGAGCTGTCCGTGATCGACATCCACAGCCTCTGACCGGCGTCGGGCGCGAGGCGTCGAAGCCCCGGGAACGGCCGACTAGGACGCGGTCTGCGCAGACGCCAGAAAAACGCCACCGAAGCGGGTGCGGGGCGTTTCGAGAAACCCGCTCCGGACGCCCGGGCCGCTCCTCCCGAGGCTCACGAGTCGTTCATCAGCCGCAAGACCGGTGCGGAGGTGCCATTGACCGGGCTATCTTTTGGAGCGACGTCCTCACCGCCGACGCCTGGGAGGCGTTCACCGAGGCGGGGGGGCCGTGGGACGCGGCCGTGGCGGAGCGCCTGCGGA is a genomic window of Planctomycetota bacterium containing:
- a CDS encoding M3 family metallopeptidase, with amino-acid sequence MTGVGREASKPRERPTRTRSAQTPEKRHRSGCGAFRETRSGRPGRSSRGSRVVHQPQDRCGGAIDRAIFWSDVLTADAWEAFTEAGGPWDAAVAERLRKHVFSVGNTVDPGEGYRAFRGREAVTAPFMRQHGFEPAAK